One genomic segment of Bradyrhizobium prioriisuperbiae includes these proteins:
- a CDS encoding esterase/lipase family protein codes for MSMEAQTLRPPSRLLLLLEGRALQELGAFYATLPLLNLTATGDGHPVLVLPGLVTSDVSTKPLRSFLEGRGYAVSGWGLGRNYGLREGVQDGMLDLVRKITDEQGRKLSIVGWSLGGLYARQLAKLLPDHVRSVITLGSPFAANPKATNAWRVYEFVSGERADDAHTQSGFGGALSETPPVPTTAIFSRTDGVCAWQGCMEKPGSHSENIEVYGSHCGLGHHPAVVYAVADRLAQPEGAWQPFDRSGWRSLVFPNPNR; via the coding sequence ATGTCGATGGAAGCCCAGACGCTGCGTCCCCCCTCGCGACTGCTGTTGTTGCTCGAGGGCCGGGCGCTCCAGGAACTCGGCGCATTCTATGCGACGCTGCCGCTGCTCAATCTGACGGCGACCGGCGACGGCCATCCGGTGCTGGTGCTGCCCGGTCTCGTGACCAGCGACGTCTCGACCAAGCCGCTGCGCAGCTTTCTCGAAGGCCGCGGTTATGCGGTGAGCGGCTGGGGGCTGGGGCGCAACTACGGCCTGCGCGAGGGCGTGCAGGACGGCATGCTCGATCTGGTGCGCAAGATCACCGATGAGCAGGGACGCAAGCTCAGCATCGTCGGCTGGAGCCTCGGCGGTCTCTACGCCCGCCAGCTCGCCAAGCTGTTGCCCGATCATGTGCGATCGGTGATCACACTCGGCAGTCCGTTCGCGGCCAACCCGAAAGCCACCAACGCCTGGCGGGTCTATGAATTCGTCAGCGGCGAACGCGCCGACGACGCCCACACCCAATCCGGTTTCGGCGGCGCGCTGTCCGAGACGCCACCGGTGCCGACCACCGCGATCTTCAGCCGCACCGACGGCGTCTGCGCCTGGCAGGGCTGCATGGAAAAGCCGGGCAGCCACAGCGAGAACATCGAAGTCTATGGCAGCCATTGCGGCCTCGGACATCATCCCGCGGTGGTCTATGCCGTCGCCGACCGCCTGGCGCAGCCGGAAGGCGCCTGGCAGCCGTTCGACCGCAGCGGCTGGCGCAGCCTGGTGTTTCCGAATCCGAATAGGTGA
- a CDS encoding LysR family transcriptional regulator translates to MSKKPAKAPDPKPPTLDQLQIFLSIVETGSFSGAARKLGRATSVISYAVANLETQLGLELFDRASTKKPQLTDAGRAVLSDARSISLGLGDLLAKARGLMSGLEAEVALVVDVMLPTTKLVLVLDEFQAAYPTVSLRLHVEALGAVTQLLLNRTATVGVSGPALLDTDILERRRIGSIRLIPVAAPSHPLSQHRGRTTVAAVRKHIQLVLTDRSELTKSQDFGVISVRTWRLADLGSKHALLLAGVGWGSMPDAMVSDDIAAGRLTELDLDTWSSAIYPLQAIHRTDTPPGPAASWLIARLQEVLGEA, encoded by the coding sequence ATGTCAAAAAAGCCCGCCAAAGCCCCCGATCCGAAGCCACCGACCCTGGACCAGCTGCAGATCTTCCTGAGCATCGTGGAGACCGGCAGCTTTTCCGGCGCGGCGCGCAAACTCGGGCGGGCGACGTCGGTGATCAGTTACGCCGTCGCCAATCTCGAAACCCAGCTCGGGCTCGAACTGTTCGATCGTGCCTCGACGAAGAAGCCGCAGCTCACCGACGCCGGGCGCGCCGTGCTCTCGGACGCGCGCAGCATTTCATTGGGCCTCGGCGATCTGCTGGCAAAGGCCCGCGGACTGATGTCGGGGCTGGAAGCGGAAGTCGCACTGGTGGTGGACGTGATGCTGCCGACAACGAAACTGGTGCTGGTGCTGGATGAATTTCAGGCGGCCTATCCCACCGTATCGCTGCGCCTGCATGTCGAGGCGCTGGGCGCGGTGACGCAACTGCTGCTGAACCGGACCGCGACCGTCGGCGTGAGCGGGCCGGCGCTGCTCGATACCGACATTCTGGAGCGACGTCGCATCGGATCGATCCGATTAATTCCGGTTGCCGCCCCCTCCCATCCCCTGAGCCAGCATCGCGGACGCACCACGGTGGCGGCCGTGCGCAAACACATCCAGCTGGTGCTGACCGATCGTTCGGAGCTGACCAAGTCGCAGGACTTCGGCGTGATCTCGGTTCGCACCTGGCGGCTGGCGGATCTGGGATCAAAGCACGCACTGCTGCTCGCCGGCGTCGGATGGGGCAGCATGCCCGATGCGATGGTGAGCGACGACATCGCAGCCGGCCGGCTGACCGAGCTCGATCTCGACACCTGGTCGAGCGCAATCTATCCGCTGCAGGCGATCCATCGCACCGACACGCCGCCGGGACCGGCGGCCAGCTGGCTGATTGCGCGGCTGCAAGAGGTGCTGGGCGAGGCGTGA
- the wrbA gene encoding NAD(P)H:quinone oxidoreductase: MSQPKVLIAFYSRSGVTEALAKEIAEGARAAGAEVRIRRAREIVSQEVINSVPGWAEQAAALNAKYEAPTEADAEWADAIVFGTPTRFGSVSSELKAYIDGLGGLWFQGKLNGKAGSVFGSSSTMHGGNESTLISLYNPLAHLGLIIVPLGYADPALFKAGSPYGATSVSFNQATPPTADDLEVARFQGKRVATIAKALKAA; the protein is encoded by the coding sequence ATGTCTCAGCCCAAGGTTCTGATCGCTTTCTATTCCCGCTCCGGTGTCACCGAAGCCCTCGCCAAGGAGATTGCCGAGGGTGCCCGCGCCGCCGGCGCCGAGGTCCGCATTCGCCGCGCCCGTGAAATCGTCAGCCAGGAGGTCATCAATTCGGTGCCCGGCTGGGCCGAGCAGGCGGCGGCGCTGAACGCCAAATATGAGGCGCCGACCGAAGCCGACGCCGAATGGGCCGACGCCATCGTGTTCGGCACGCCCACGCGCTTCGGTTCGGTGTCGTCCGAACTGAAGGCCTATATCGACGGCCTCGGCGGCCTCTGGTTTCAGGGCAAGCTCAACGGCAAGGCCGGCTCGGTGTTCGGCTCGTCGTCGACCATGCACGGCGGCAACGAGTCCACGCTGATCTCGCTCTACAATCCGCTGGCCCATCTCGGGCTGATCATCGTGCCGCTCGGTTATGCCGACCCTGCGCTGTTCAAGGCGGGCTCGCCCTATGGCGCGACGTCGGTGTCGTTCAATCAAGCCACGCCGCCGACAGCAGACGATCTCGAAGTTGCCCGCTTCCAGGGCAAACGCGTCGCCACCATCGCCAAGGCCTTGAAGGCCGCGTGA
- a CDS encoding DoxX family protein, whose product MTAQALQVRDTSALASYVPAIGRLLIAVIFLLSGAGKVFAPGGTQAYIAAAGLPLPVVAYLIAVIVEVGGGLLLVLGYQTRAAAAVLIVFTIATALGFHNNFAEQNQMIHFLKNIAIAGGLLQVVAFGAGGFSLDARRS is encoded by the coding sequence ATGACTGCACAAGCACTCCAGGTCCGTGACACATCGGCCCTTGCCAGCTACGTCCCCGCGATCGGGCGGCTGCTCATCGCCGTGATTTTCCTGCTCAGCGGTGCCGGCAAGGTGTTCGCGCCCGGCGGCACGCAAGCCTATATCGCGGCGGCCGGCCTGCCGCTGCCGGTTGTGGCGTATCTGATCGCTGTCATCGTTGAAGTTGGTGGCGGCCTGCTGCTGGTGCTGGGATATCAGACCCGCGCGGCCGCAGCCGTGCTGATTGTATTCACCATCGCAACCGCACTCGGCTTCCACAATAACTTCGCCGAGCAGAACCAGATGATCCACTTTTTGAAGAACATCGCCATCGCCGGCGGCCTGCTGCAGGTCGTGGCGTTCGGCGCCGGCGGTTTCAGCCTCGACGCGCGGCGCAGCTGA
- the ppa gene encoding inorganic diphosphatase, producing MNIDAIAIGKNPPDDVNVIVEVPIGGEPIKYELDKAAGTLVVDRFLHTPMRYPGNYGFVPHTLSDDGDPIDVLVANTRPIVPGAVINVRPIGVLKMEDDGGGDEKIIAVPTPKLTKRYENVHNYLDLPTITREQIQHFFEHYKDLEPGKWVKMLGWGDADEARKLIVEAITRAGKK from the coding sequence ATGAATATCGACGCAATTGCCATCGGCAAGAACCCGCCCGACGACGTCAATGTCATCGTCGAGGTGCCGATCGGCGGTGAGCCGATCAAGTACGAGCTGGACAAGGCCGCCGGCACCCTGGTGGTGGACCGCTTCCTGCACACGCCGATGCGTTATCCCGGCAATTACGGCTTCGTGCCGCACACGCTGTCCGACGACGGCGACCCGATCGACGTGCTGGTAGCCAACACCCGGCCGATCGTGCCCGGCGCCGTGATCAATGTGCGCCCGATCGGCGTGCTGAAGATGGAGGACGACGGCGGCGGCGACGAGAAGATCATCGCAGTGCCGACCCCGAAGCTGACCAAGCGCTATGAGAACGTCCACAATTACTTGGACCTGCCGACCATCACCCGCGAGCAGATCCAGCACTTCTTCGAGCACTACAAGGACCTGGAGCCCGGCAAGTGGGTCAAGATGCTGGGCTGGGGCGATGCGGACGAAGCGCGCAAGCTGATCGTCGAGGCGATCACGCGGGCGGGGAAGAAGTAA
- a CDS encoding putative quinol monooxygenase yields the protein MIIVTGSALASEDTFEEVLALSLEHVERSRAEPGCLSHAVHIDCEDEHRLVFVERWADREALTQHFQKRESRDFVRALRSLLAEPSTLEIYQAEPLQMT from the coding sequence ATGATCATCGTCACCGGCAGCGCGCTGGCATCGGAGGATACGTTCGAGGAGGTCCTGGCGCTGAGCCTCGAACACGTCGAGCGGTCGCGCGCCGAGCCGGGCTGCCTGTCGCACGCGGTCCACATCGATTGCGAGGATGAGCACCGGCTGGTGTTCGTGGAGCGCTGGGCCGACCGGGAGGCGCTGACGCAGCATTTCCAGAAACGGGAATCGCGCGATTTCGTCCGGGCCCTGCGTAGCCTGCTGGCGGAACCCTCGACACTGGAGATTTATCAGGCCGAGCCGTTGCAAATGACCTAG
- a CDS encoding DUF6489 family protein, which produces MKVTVNIDCTPLEAREFMGLPNVAPMQESVMKQLEVQMMDNITKMTPEAMLRNWMSFAPEQFQDLFKMTFGGSKSK; this is translated from the coding sequence ATGAAGGTGACCGTCAATATCGACTGCACGCCGCTGGAAGCGCGGGAGTTCATGGGCCTGCCCAATGTCGCGCCGATGCAGGAGAGCGTGATGAAACAGCTCGAGGTGCAGATGATGGACAACATCACCAAGATGACGCCCGAGGCCATGCTGCGCAACTGGATGTCGTTCGCGCCGGAGCAGTTTCAGGATCTGTTCAAGATGACGTTCGGCGGCAGCAAGTCGAAGTAA
- a CDS encoding molybdopterin cofactor-binding domain-containing protein has translation MAQDSNHATTDSTPAQAGSLTIVRTSATGVAETFILITADGAISAFNGHVDLGTGIRTSLAQIVAEELDVALERVTMVLGDTARVPNQGATIASETIQITAVPLRKAAAQARHFLVARAAERFELPASELTVEDGLVRGHNNSIGYGELIAGDTIRLELADAVAVKPVEAYSIVGQSAPRVDIPAKATGEWVYVHDVRVPGMLHGRVVRPPYAGVDAGPFIGTSLLAIDETSISHIPGIVAVVRIADFLGVVAEREENAIKAAEQLKVTWKPTPTIPDIREIETALRAHPSTPRTLIDKGDVDTAIAGAEKPMRRTYVWPYHMHGSIGPSCSVADYRDGAVRVWSGTQNPHLLRADLAHLLAMPEDQIDMIRMEAAGCYGRNCADDVCADAVLLSRAVGRPVRVQLTREQEHLWEPKGTAQLMDVNGGLNADGGAAGYDFVTRYPSNAAPTLALILTGTIAPIPTVLQMGDRTAIPPYDYEHMRVVAHDMPPIVRAAWLRGVSALPNTFAHESYIDELATEAKVDPIEYRLRYLKDPRAVDLVKAVAERGNWTPRPEWTPKDAEGDVVRGRGFAYALYVHSKFPGYGAAWSAWIADVAVNTTTGDVSVVRVVAGQDSGLMINPEGVRHQIHGNVIQSTSRALKEQVAFDQIGVASKEWGAYPIITFPEVPKIDVLMLPRQDQPPLGVGESASVPSAAAIANAIFDATGVRFREPPFTPERILAGLQGERQTVSGALPDVSPARLAPPKKSPRNPFARYGLVAGAAALCAAVVGIGAAIWPSRAIAPIARPDISVFSAATIARGQQLAALGDCAVCHTSIGGVINAGGRPLETPFGIVYSTNITPDVETGIGAWSYPAFERAMREGIHRDGRQLYPAFPYTHFAKTSDADLQALYAYLMAQPAVTSPNPKTKLAFPFNIRPLLAGWNALFHDTTTFVPNPAQSEQWNRGAYLVEGLGHCGACHTPRNALGAERQRAYLAGGFADGWEAPALTSLSTAPIPWSEDALFAYLRTGASRFHGVAAGPMAPVVKELTTLPDADIRAMAVYLASFNSPAVAPAMQETHATQLETITAASALLGASTGARIYQGACAVCHQIGGPPLFGARPSLALNSNLHSAVPDNLIQVILHGIADPVSSDLGYMPAFKSHLSDNQVAELVSFLRKQFAPDKPAWGDVAATVTRLRQAH, from the coding sequence ATGGCGCAGGACTCCAATCACGCGACAACCGACAGCACGCCGGCACAGGCTGGATCGCTCACGATCGTCCGCACCAGCGCGACGGGAGTCGCCGAGACCTTCATCTTGATCACGGCCGACGGCGCTATCAGCGCCTTCAATGGCCATGTCGATCTCGGCACCGGCATCCGCACATCATTGGCGCAGATCGTGGCCGAAGAGCTGGACGTGGCGCTCGAGCGCGTCACCATGGTGCTCGGCGACACCGCGCGCGTGCCGAATCAAGGCGCGACCATCGCCAGCGAAACCATCCAGATCACAGCCGTCCCGCTGCGCAAGGCCGCGGCGCAGGCGCGACACTTCCTGGTGGCGCGCGCGGCCGAGAGGTTCGAACTGCCGGCCAGCGAACTGACCGTCGAGGACGGACTGGTCCGCGGCCACAACAACAGCATCGGTTATGGCGAGCTGATCGCAGGCGACACCATTCGCCTGGAGCTCGCCGACGCCGTGGCCGTGAAGCCGGTCGAGGCCTACAGCATTGTCGGCCAATCGGCGCCGCGGGTGGACATTCCCGCCAAGGCTACCGGTGAATGGGTCTATGTGCATGACGTCCGCGTGCCCGGCATGCTGCATGGCCGGGTGGTGCGCCCGCCCTATGCCGGGGTCGACGCCGGCCCCTTCATCGGCACCAGCCTGCTGGCGATCGACGAGACCTCCATCAGCCACATCCCCGGCATTGTCGCCGTCGTGCGGATCGCGGACTTCCTGGGCGTGGTCGCCGAGCGCGAGGAAAACGCCATCAAGGCGGCCGAGCAGCTCAAGGTGACATGGAAGCCGACGCCGACGATCCCCGACATCAGGGAGATCGAGACCGCGCTGCGCGCCCATCCCTCGACCCCGCGCACGCTGATCGACAAGGGCGATGTCGACACCGCGATCGCCGGTGCCGAGAAACCGATGCGCCGCACCTATGTGTGGCCCTATCACATGCACGGCTCGATTGGTCCCTCGTGTTCGGTCGCGGATTATCGCGACGGCGCGGTGCGGGTGTGGTCGGGCACCCAGAACCCGCATCTGCTGCGTGCCGATCTCGCGCATCTCCTCGCGATGCCGGAAGACCAGATCGACATGATCCGGATGGAAGCCGCCGGCTGTTACGGCCGCAACTGCGCCGACGACGTCTGCGCCGACGCGGTGCTGCTGTCGCGCGCGGTCGGCCGTCCCGTGCGGGTGCAGCTCACCCGCGAGCAGGAGCATTTGTGGGAGCCGAAGGGCACCGCACAGTTGATGGACGTCAATGGCGGACTCAACGCCGACGGCGGCGCCGCCGGTTATGATTTCGTCACCCGCTATCCGTCCAATGCCGCACCGACACTGGCGCTGATCCTGACCGGCACCATCGCGCCGATCCCCACGGTGCTGCAGATGGGCGATCGCACCGCGATCCCGCCCTATGACTACGAGCACATGCGCGTGGTGGCCCACGACATGCCGCCGATCGTGCGCGCCGCCTGGCTGCGCGGCGTCTCGGCGCTGCCCAACACGTTTGCGCACGAGTCCTATATCGACGAACTCGCCACGGAAGCGAAGGTCGATCCGATCGAATACCGCCTGCGCTATCTGAAGGACCCGCGCGCGGTCGATCTGGTCAAGGCGGTGGCCGAGCGCGGCAACTGGACACCGCGGCCCGAATGGACACCAAAGGACGCCGAGGGCGATGTGGTGCGTGGCCGCGGCTTCGCCTACGCGCTTTATGTGCACAGCAAGTTTCCGGGGTATGGCGCGGCGTGGTCGGCGTGGATCGCCGATGTCGCCGTCAACACAACCACCGGCGATGTCAGTGTGGTGCGCGTGGTGGCCGGCCAGGACTCCGGACTGATGATCAATCCGGAGGGCGTGCGGCACCAGATCCATGGCAATGTGATCCAGTCCACCAGCCGCGCGCTGAAGGAACAGGTGGCGTTCGACCAGATCGGCGTCGCCAGCAAGGAATGGGGCGCCTACCCGATCATCACCTTCCCCGAGGTGCCCAAGATCGACGTGCTGATGCTGCCGCGCCAGGACCAGCCGCCGCTCGGCGTCGGTGAATCCGCGTCGGTGCCAAGCGCGGCCGCGATCGCCAATGCCATCTTCGATGCCACCGGCGTGCGATTCCGCGAGCCGCCGTTCACGCCGGAACGGATTCTGGCGGGATTGCAGGGCGAGCGGCAGACCGTATCAGGCGCATTGCCCGATGTATCGCCGGCCCGCCTCGCGCCGCCCAAAAAAAGCCCGCGCAATCCGTTCGCGCGTTATGGCCTCGTCGCCGGCGCCGCAGCGCTCTGCGCCGCGGTGGTCGGTATCGGCGCCGCCATCTGGCCGTCGCGCGCCATCGCACCGATCGCGCGGCCCGATATCTCGGTGTTCTCGGCGGCCACCATCGCGCGGGGACAACAGCTTGCGGCGCTGGGCGACTGCGCGGTCTGCCACACGTCGATCGGCGGCGTCATCAATGCCGGCGGCCGTCCGCTGGAGACGCCGTTCGGCATTGTCTACAGCACCAACATCACACCGGACGTGGAGACCGGCATCGGCGCGTGGTCGTATCCCGCGTTCGAGCGCGCCATGCGCGAAGGCATCCATCGCGACGGCCGGCAGCTCTACCCGGCGTTTCCCTACACCCATTTCGCAAAGACCAGCGATGCCGACCTGCAGGCGCTGTACGCCTACCTGATGGCGCAGCCGGCTGTCACCTCGCCCAATCCAAAGACCAAGCTCGCCTTCCCTTTCAACATCCGCCCGCTGCTCGCCGGCTGGAATGCGCTGTTCCACGACACCACGACGTTCGTGCCGAACCCGGCCCAATCCGAACAGTGGAATCGCGGCGCCTATCTGGTCGAGGGCCTGGGACATTGCGGCGCCTGCCACACCCCGCGCAATGCGCTCGGCGCGGAGCGGCAGCGTGCCTATCTCGCCGGCGGTTTCGCCGATGGCTGGGAAGCGCCGGCGCTGACGTCGCTGTCGACGGCACCGATCCCCTGGAGCGAGGACGCGCTGTTCGCTTACCTGCGCACCGGCGCCTCACGCTTCCATGGCGTCGCCGCCGGACCGATGGCGCCGGTGGTGAAGGAGCTCACCACACTGCCGGACGCCGACATCCGGGCGATGGCAGTGTATTTGGCGTCGTTCAACAGCCCCGCCGTCGCTCCCGCCATGCAGGAGACACACGCGACACAGCTAGAAACCATCACCGCCGCCTCCGCCCTTCTCGGCGCCTCCACCGGCGCACGCATCTACCAGGGCGCCTGCGCGGTGTGCCACCAGATCGGCGGCCCGCCGCTGTTCGGCGCAAGGCCGTCGCTGGCGCTCAACAGCAATCTGCATTCGGCGGTGCCGGACAACCTGATCCAGGTGATCCTGCACGGCATCGCCGACCCCGTATCGAGCGATCTCGGCTACATGCCGGCGTTCAAATCACACCTGAGCGACAACCAAGTGGCCGAACTCGTCAGCTTCCTGCGCAAACAGTTCGCGCCGGACAAGCCCGCCTGGGGCGATGTGGCGGCGACAGTGACGCGGCTGCGGCAGGCGCATTGA
- a CDS encoding (2Fe-2S)-binding protein: protein MMQDTIRLTVNGRCHDVAVAHDTSLLYVLRNDLALNGPKYGCGLGECGACAVLIDGVAARSCVIPVGGCIARDIVTLEGLGSREQPDAVQQAFIDEQAAQCGYCLNGMIMTAKALLTRNPHPSETEVLEALRYNLCRCGTHVEIVRAVLRAGQTSSAGS from the coding sequence CTGATGCAGGATACCATTCGCCTCACCGTCAACGGACGTTGCCATGACGTGGCGGTCGCGCACGACACGTCGTTGTTGTACGTGCTGCGCAACGATCTCGCGCTGAACGGCCCGAAATACGGCTGCGGGCTCGGCGAGTGCGGCGCTTGCGCGGTGCTGATCGACGGCGTCGCCGCCCGCTCCTGCGTGATCCCGGTCGGCGGCTGCATCGCACGCGACATCGTGACGCTGGAAGGGCTGGGCTCGCGCGAACAGCCCGATGCGGTGCAGCAGGCCTTTATCGACGAGCAGGCGGCGCAATGCGGCTATTGCCTCAACGGCATGATCATGACGGCGAAGGCGCTGCTGACCCGCAATCCGCATCCCAGCGAAACCGAGGTGTTGGAGGCGCTGCGCTACAATCTCTGCCGCTGCGGCACCCATGTGGAAATCGTCCGCGCCGTGCTGCGCGCGGGTCAAACCTCAAGCGCCGGAAGCTGA
- a CDS encoding SDR family oxidoreductase, translated as MASSLFDLSGLRALITGSSQGIGLALAQGLADHGAEIVLNGRDAGKLAAAAQALQARGHKADIAAFDVTQHAAVTQGVADIEARIGAIDILINNAGMQFRSPLEDFPAERWEQLLSTNISSVFYTGQAVARHMIKRGRGKIINIASVQSELARPGIAPYTATKGAVRNLTRGMCTDWAKHGLQINAIAPGYFKTPLNQALVDNPDFSAWLANRTPAGRWGNVEELVGAAVFLAGPASSFVNGHTLYVDGGITTSL; from the coding sequence GTGGCCAGTTCATTGTTCGACCTCAGCGGATTGCGCGCGCTGATCACCGGCTCCAGTCAGGGCATCGGGCTCGCGCTGGCGCAGGGCCTTGCCGATCATGGCGCCGAGATCGTGCTCAATGGCCGCGACGCCGGCAAGCTCGCGGCTGCGGCGCAGGCGCTGCAGGCCAGGGGGCACAAGGCCGATATCGCCGCGTTCGACGTGACGCAGCACGCCGCCGTCACCCAAGGCGTCGCCGACATCGAAGCCAGGATCGGCGCCATCGACATCCTGATCAACAATGCCGGCATGCAGTTCCGCAGCCCGCTGGAGGATTTTCCCGCCGAGCGCTGGGAGCAATTGCTGAGCACCAATATCTCCAGCGTATTCTATACCGGGCAAGCGGTGGCGCGGCACATGATCAAGCGCGGCCGCGGCAAGATCATCAACATCGCCTCGGTGCAGAGCGAACTGGCGCGGCCGGGCATCGCTCCCTACACGGCGACCAAGGGCGCGGTGCGCAACCTCACCCGCGGCATGTGCACCGATTGGGCCAAACACGGCCTGCAGATCAACGCCATCGCACCGGGCTATTTCAAGACGCCGCTGAACCAGGCGCTGGTCGACAATCCGGATTTTTCCGCCTGGCTGGCCAACCGCACACCGGCAGGACGCTGGGGTAATGTGGAGGAGCTGGTGGGCGCCGCGGTGTTCCTGGCGGGACCGGCGTCGTCGTTCGTCAATGGCCACACGCTGTATGTGGATGGCGGGATTACGACGAGTCTGTGA
- a CDS encoding L-idonate 5-dehydrogenase: MKSIVIHAAKDLRIEEAEAGAVEPGQVEVAIEAGGICGSDLHYYNHGGFGTVRIREPMILGHEVAGRITALGSGVSTLAVGDRVAVSPSRPCGHCRYCQLGQQNHCLNMRFYGSAMPMPHIQGAFRQRLVAESWQCHKVATHVSANQAAFAEPLAVTLHAVNRAGSLLGKRVLVTGCGPIGALSILAARVHGAREIVATDVMDGVLKKAAEVGADRTINVAANPEQLAAYNVDKGSFDVVFEASGNERAVRAGLDVIKPRGVFVQLGLGGDISIPQNVVVAKEIEMRGTFRFHEEFGLAVDLINQKRLDVSPLLTGIYPIDEAVQAFEIAGDRNKSMKVQIGF; the protein is encoded by the coding sequence ATGAAATCGATCGTCATCCATGCCGCGAAAGATCTTCGGATCGAAGAGGCTGAAGCCGGCGCGGTCGAGCCCGGACAGGTCGAGGTCGCCATCGAAGCCGGCGGCATCTGCGGCTCCGATCTGCACTATTACAACCATGGCGGCTTCGGCACCGTGCGGATCCGCGAACCGATGATTTTGGGACATGAAGTTGCCGGCCGCATCACCGCGCTGGGCAGCGGCGTGAGCACGCTTGCGGTCGGTGATCGTGTCGCGGTGTCGCCGAGCCGTCCCTGCGGCCACTGCCGCTATTGCCAGCTGGGCCAGCAGAACCACTGCCTCAACATGCGTTTTTACGGCAGCGCGATGCCGATGCCGCACATCCAGGGCGCGTTCCGCCAGCGGCTGGTGGCGGAAAGCTGGCAGTGCCACAAGGTCGCGACCCACGTCTCCGCCAACCAGGCCGCATTCGCCGAACCACTCGCAGTGACCCTGCATGCCGTTAATCGCGCGGGATCGCTGCTGGGCAAACGCGTGCTGGTCACCGGCTGCGGGCCGATCGGCGCGCTCAGCATTCTGGCCGCTCGCGTGCATGGCGCGCGCGAGATCGTCGCCACCGATGTGATGGACGGCGTGCTGAAGAAGGCCGCGGAGGTCGGCGCCGATCGCACCATCAATGTGGCTGCGAATCCCGAGCAGCTAGCGGCCTATAATGTCGACAAGGGCAGCTTCGACGTGGTGTTCGAGGCATCCGGCAACGAACGCGCCGTGCGCGCTGGCCTCGATGTGATCAAGCCCCGCGGCGTGTTCGTGCAGCTCGGCCTCGGCGGCGATATTTCGATTCCGCAGAACGTGGTGGTCGCTAAGGAAATCGAGATGCGCGGCACGTTTCGTTTTCACGAGGAATTCGGTCTCGCGGTCGATCTCATCAACCAGAAGCGCCTCGATGTCAGTCCGCTGCTGACCGGGATTTATCCGATCGACGAGGCCGTGCAGGCGTTCGAGATTGCGGGTGATCGGAACAAGTCGATGAAGGTGCAGATAGGGTTTTGA